In the genome of Caulobacter flavus, the window CGCCGTAGATCGAGGCGGCGCGATTGTTCAGGTAGCGGGCCATCGTGGCGCGCCCGTGCTCGGGTCCGACCAGCGCCTCGTTCGAGCCCGCCCCGTGGGCGGCGGGCTGGCGCACGGCCGCCCACGCGCCCAGGTGGGCCACGGCCAGCTCGTCCTGCCGCTGCAGGGCCTCGGAGCCCTGCGCCTTGAGGATCGACGAGGCCGGCCCCGGATTGGCGCCGCCGGCCAGGGCGCTGAGCACCCGCCGCTCGGTGACGTCGATGGCCAGGGCGGCGATCTCCGCTTCGGCCAGGCGTCGACGCTGATCCGGATCCTCGGCCGCGCCGGCCTCGCGCAGCCTGGACAGGCCCGCTTCCAGACCCGCCGCATAGCCCCCGCCCCGCTCGAACTCCAGCAGGTGCTTGGCCACCGTCCAGCCCTGGTTCTCCTCGCCCAGCCGGTCGGCCTTGGGCGTGCGGACGTCGTCGAAGAACACCTGGTTGACCTCGTGTTCGCCCGCCAGGGTGACGATCGGATCGACGCGGATCCCCGGCCGGTCCATCTCGACCAGCAGGAAGGTGATGCCGGCCTGCGGCTTGCCCTGGGTACTGGTGCGGACCAGGCAGAACATGTGCGTGGCCCAGTGGGCGTGGGTGGTCCAGATCTTCGAGCCGTTCAGGACGTAGTCGTCGCCGTCGGGCGTCGCCTTCATCCTCAGCGAGGCCAGGTCCGACCCCGCCCCCGGCTCCGAATAGCCCTGGCACCAGTAGTCCTCGCCCGAGAGGATCCTGGGCAGGTAGCAGGCCTTCTGCGCGGGCGTCCCGAACCGCATGATCGCCGGCGCCACCATGCGCAGGCCCATCGGCGCCAGGCTCGGCGCGCCGGCCCGCGCGCACTCGGCCTGGAAGACGTGGCGCTGGATCTCGCTCCAGCCGGGCCCGCCGTGCTCGACCGGCCAGCTCGGCGCGACCCAGCCCTTGGCGTGCAGGATCCTCTGCCAGGCCAGGCTGTGGTCCTTATCGCAGAACACGCTGGTCATCCGCCGGCCCGCCTCGCGCAGCGCCGGCGTCAGCTCGGCGTCGAGAAAGGCCCGCACCTCGTCGCGAAAGGCCAGGTCTTCGGGCGACAGCTCCAGGTCCACGCGCATGCTCCGTCCAACGTCGGGGAAACTTGCGAAAGCCGGGGCCGGGTGCGCAAGCTATCGGAACCGATAGGGAAAGAGCGCCCGCATGACGGCGACTACGGGGGAGGATCGCGAGCGCCTGGCGCGGGTCATGGACCTGGCGCTGCGGGTGCGCGAGCTCGGCGCCGAGCTTGGCCTGCCCTACGTCGCCGCCAGCGCCGACATATCGAGCCCCGAACCGATGCTCGGCCCGGACGGGCTGCCGCTGGCCGAGACCACCTTCCAGTGGCTGGACGCGGGCCTGCGCTACTGGCGCGACCGGTCCTTCGCGCTGCGGGCTCCGTTCATCCTCGCCGCGCGCTACGCGGCCGAGCCGTTCTTCTATCACCAGGGCCGCTTTTCCAGCTGGCGGCCGCTGCCCAGGCTCGAGGCCATCCCGGTCGCCGAGGCCGCCGAGGATTTCGGCGTCGCCGCCGCCGTCATCGCGCCGGCCTACCTGACCGGCGGGGTGATCGGGGCCGTGGTCTGGGCTTCGGCCGAGCCGGTCGCCGACCTGCCCGCGCTGTACGCCGCCCACGCCGACCGCCTGCACGGCGCGGCCCTGCGCCTGGTGTCGGCCTATCGCGACGGCCTGACCGACGACGGCCCGCTGGCCCGCTTGACCAAGCGCGAGATCCAGTGCCTGAAATGGGCGGCCGCCGGAAAGACCGACGCCGACATCGGCCAGATCATCGGCATCTCCGGTCCCACGGTCCGCTTCCACGTCCAGAACGCCGCCCTGAAGCTGCGGGTGGCCGGACGGGCCCAGGCGATCCATCGGGCCACGGGCCTGGGCTATCTCGGATCCGCCGCATTCTGAGGCGCCGGCGCCCCAGATGATGCGTGGCAATGCTTTGTCACAAACAAGATGCAGAGCCGAAAGGCGGCCTCTCCACCTTAAGACCTGTCAGAAGCGCCCGCCGAACGAGGGATCGGCCCGCGCTTCGCAGGAGAAGACCATGACCAAGACCCGCAATCGCCTGCTGGCCCTGACCGTCCTCGGCGGCCTGGCCATCGGCGGCGCGGCCGTCGCCGAGACCGTGAAGCTGCCCGCCAGGCAGGTCGCCCTCGGCGTCGATCACTTCCAGGCCAAGACCCAGGTCATCGACGATCAGCTCGACGTCGAGACCGTGGTCAGCACCCAGGCTGGTTTCCAGACCGGCAAGGGCCTGTTCCGCAATCCGTCGAACGACAACTACCTGCGCGCCGTCGTCGACAAGCGCACCGGCGCGACCCGCTACGAGGTCCGCCAGACCCTGATGTACCAGGGCTCGATGCGCGAGTACGACACCGTGGCCTACGAGACCGCCGCCTGGCCGGTCCAGACCCAGGCGATCAAGATCCGCGACAACGCCGGCCGCTGCTTCCTGTTCGAGGCGCCGGAACTGTGCACGGAAGAAGTCGCCTTCTCGGTCAGCGAGGACGAACTGCGCAAGGTCGCCGCCAAGCCGGCCGCCTGGGGCTTCAAGTTCAAGTCGCCCAAGGGTTACGAGCACCGCACGGCCATCACCCAGGCCGAGATCGTCGGCCTGCTGAACAGCGTCGACGCCTATCGCGCCACCCTCCCCGCCGTCCAGGCCCAGGCCGACACCGCCGCTGGCGGCTGAACCGTCGCGTCCCCGTATCCGGAGTAGTTCCGTACCATGAAGTTTGTCGCCCTCATCGGCGTGGCCGCCAGCCTCGTCGCCTTCCCCGCCATGGCCGGTCCGGCCGGCCACGGCCTGACCTTCACCGAAGAAGTCGCCAAGAAGAACCTTCAGAAGCGCACCGTGAAGATCGCCGCGGCCTCCTCCTGCGCCGCCCCGGCCGCCGTCGCGCTCGCCAAGCGTGACGACGTCGCCACGGCCAAGGCCAAGGAAGGCGTGGTCCGCGTGGTGTTCCACTCGGCCGACGCCGCCGCGGCCCAGGAAGGCGCCGTCCGCGCCGCCGTCTCCGACATCTGCCGCGCCGCTTAAGGGGCCCGGCTACAAGACGGCCGTTTCGGCGGCCGGCCCTCGCGCGAGTCCTCTTCCCCCGAAGTGCGCGCGAGGGCATCCCTTTTTCAGAGAACGACGCAATCTGTTCCGGCAACGGGTTGAAATCGGTGGAAAACCGCCGCTTTCTACCTTGCTCGCAGCCACTTCGTTCCTAGATAGCCCAGTCGTATGGATTCCTCAGGCTCAGGTATGAACGCCCTGCAGCGGGAGCTGGCGACAGCGCCCGTGGCCCCGACCGTGCTCATCGTCGAGGACGATCCCGCGCTGCGCACCCTGCTGATGCGCCTGCTGCGCGAAGAGGGCTTCCAGCCGCTCAGCGCCGCGCACGGCGGCGAGATGGCCCGCGTGCTGGAGACCAACACGGTCGACATCATCCTGCTCGACGTGATGATGCCGGGCAGCAACGGCTTCCAGCTGTGCCGCAGCCTGCGCAAGGAAAGCGACGTGCCGATCGTCATGCTCAGCGCGCGCGATGACGAGAGCGACCGCCTGATCGGCCTGGAGCTCGGCGCCGACGACTACATCGGCAAGCCCTTCAGCAAGAAGGAACTGATCGCCCGCATCCGCGCCATCCTGCGCCGCACGCAGGGCGGGGCCCAGGCCAGCCAGCCGCGCGGCGCCCAGCAGATGGTGTTCGCCGGCTGGCAGCTGGATCCGGGCCGTCGCGAGCTGCTGTCGCCGGACGGCGCCTTCGTCGACCTCTCGGGCGCCGAGTTCGACCTCCTGTTGGCCTTCCTGTCCTCGCCCCAGCGGGTGATCGGCCGCGAGCGCCTGCTTGAGATGTCGCGTGCCCGCATCTCCGACGCCTCGGACCGCAGCATCGACGTGCTGGTCAGCCGCCTTCGCCGCAAGCTTGCCGTCAGCGGCCAGGCCGAGTCGCTGCTGCGCACCGTGCGCGGCATCGGCTACATCTTCACCGCCCAGGTGGAGCGGCGATGAAGCCTCTGCGGCTATGGCCGCAGCGTCTGGTCGGCCAGGTTACCCTGGTCCTGATGCTGGCCGTCGCCCTCGAGTTCATCGGCAGCTCGATCCTGTTCGAGAACAGCCGGATCTACCCCAACCGCAACAACCAGGTTCAGCGCGCCGCCGAACAGCTGGTGACCGCCGAAGCCATCCTCGAGACCCGTCCCGAGAACGAGCGCATCGCCCGCGCCGCGGGCCTGTCCAGCCGCTCCAGCCAGCTGGAATGGACGCCCCTGCCCCACCTGGTCGATCGCGAGCGCTCGGCCGAGCGCAAGCTCAAGGACCAGTTCCGCGCCGCCGAGCCCAGTCTGGCCCGGCGCGAGCTGCGGATGAACGCCGAGATCGACCGCACCCTGCCGCGCGACACCCACCTGAAGGTGGCGCTGAAGATGCGCGACGGCACCTGGCTGACCATGAAGACCAAGATCCGGGCCGCCCCCTGGGCGGTGCTGCTCAGCAGCGTCGGTTCGGCCTTCATCCTGGGCCTGGGGGTGATCACCGCCGCGGCCCTGGTGCTGCGCAATCTCAGCCGTCCGCTGCGGGCGCTGGCCGAGGCCGCCGACAAGGTCGGCCAGGGGGCGCGGGTGCGGGTGGCCGAGACCGGCGCCGGCGACCTCAAGATGGTCGCCCAGGCCTTCAACGCCATGCAGGATCGCATCGCCGGCCTGCTGCAGGCCCGTACCGAGGCCCTGGCCGCCGTCGGCCATGATCTGCGCACGCCCCTGGCCCGCCTGCGCCTGCGCGCCGGCTTCGTCTCCGAGACCTCGGCCCGCGAGGCGCTCGAGGCCGACGTCGACGAGATGACCGGCATGCTCGACTCTCTGCTGGCCTATCTGGGCGGCCAGGAGGACCCCGAGCCGCCGCGCCGCACCGACATCGCCGCCATCGCCATGACCCTGGTCGACGACGCCACCGACTCCGAGCGCGTGGCCAGCTATGACGGTCCCGAGCACCTGCCGGTGCGGGCCCGTCCCCTGTCGCTGAAGCGCGCGATCAGCAACATCGTCGAGAACGCCCTGCACTACGGCGGCGAGGCCGTCCTGACCCTGGGCCGCGAAGGCCGGATGGTCGTGCTGGCCGTCGAGGACAACGGTCCCGGCATCCCGGAAAGCGAACTGGCCCACGTGCTGGAGCCCTTCCACCGCCTCGACAGCGCCCGCGCCCGCAACACCGGCGGCCTGGGTCTGGGGCTGACCATCGTCCAGCAGATCCTCAAGCGCGAGGACGGCGAACTGATCCTGCGCAACCGCCCGCAAGGCGGCCTGCGCGCCGAGATCCGCCTGCCCGCGCTCTGAGATCCTCCCCCTCTGGGGGAGGCAGCGCCAAAGGCGACGGAGGGGGCCGTTTTCAGATTCCGAGGCGCCGCCGGATCACCGCGGGGCTATTGATCCTGCCCGCCCGGGGGAAAGGCTGGCCCTTGGGTTGAAATAGCACCCGCGCCTCTGGCCCCTTCGAGACAAATGATGCGGCGGAGCGGTCGCCGAAGCCGAAACGCTAAAACAAATCACGGTCTCCGGGCTCCGCCCGGCCGCTCCGCGCCTCCCCATCAGCTTTCGTGGATTTCCACGGGAGTGCGAAGGCCCGTGCCTGCGCTACCCCCCTCCGGCCCTCTGAGCCACCTCCCCCAGAGGGGGGAGGATCTAGCCGAGCAGATGCTCCCCCTCTGGGGGAGCTGTCGCGGAGCGACTGAGGGGGCCGCCGAAGGCGGCTGCGATCACCATCAGAAAGCCCCGTCTCGGAAACCCTTTGTCACAAAACCCGCTGCGTCGCAGCAAAGACGGAAACCCACCTTCCATGTTGCGTGGCGGTTCAGGCCGCGCGCGCCGCGGCGTCCGTTACCCCTTTCCCCGGACGCCGCGGCCATCGCATGGAGGTTCCTCTTGGAACAGTTTCTCGAACGCGCCGCCCTCTTCCGCGGCCAAGTCTTTCCGGCTCAAAGCGCGCTGTACGAGCGCCTGGCCAGCCACGGCCAGAGCCCCTCGGCCCTGATGATCTCGTGCGCCGACTCGCGCGTCGTGCCCGAGCTCATCACCCAGGCCAATCCCGGCGACCTGTTCGTCTGCCGCAACGCCGGCAACATCGTGCCGCCGTTCAGCCAGGCCAACGGCGGCGTCTCGTCGGCCGTCGAATACGCCGTCATGGCGCTGGGCGTCCGTGACATCGTCGTCTGCGGCCACTCCGACTGCGGCGCCATGAAGGCGTTCTCGAACCCCGCCGCTCTCGAAAAGATGCCCAACGTGGCCGCCTGGCTGCGCCACGCCCACGCCGCCCACAGCGTCGTCTGCAACGCCTATCACGGCCTCGACGAGCACGGCACGACCCGCGCCCTGTCGCTGGAGAACGTGGTCGTGCAGATCAATCATCTGCGCACGCACCCGTCGGTGGCCTCGGCCATCGCCCAGGGCAAGCTGACCCTGCACGGCTGGTTCTTCGAGATCGAGACCGGTCAGATCCAGGCCTACAACGGCGACAGCGGCCAGTTCGAACTGGTTCGTGAAGGCTCGCCCCTGCCCGTCGCCCAACGTCCGGCCAAGCGCATGGTCGCCGCCGACCATCTGGGCATCGCCGCCGAATGAGCAACGCCGCCGTTTCCTCCCCGAACGGCGCGAAGCTAGGGTTCGGCGCGATCTTCTCGCGTGACCTGACGGCTTCGATCGTCGTCTTCCTCGTGGCGATGCCCCTCTGCATGGGCATCGCCGTCGCCTCGGGCGTTCCGGCCGAGCGCGGCCTGATCACCGGCATCATCGGCGGCATCGTCGTCGGCGCCCTGGCCGGCTCGCCCCTGCAGGTCAGCGGCCCCGCCGCCGGCCTCGCCGTCATCGTGTTCGAGATCGTGGCCAAGCACGGCCTGTCGACCCTCGGCCCGATCCTGGTGCTGGCCGGTCTGGTCCAGCTGGCCGCCGGCGCTCTGCGCATGGGCCAGTGGTTCCGCGCCATCTCGCCGGCCGTCGTGCACGGCATGCTCGCCGGCATCGGCGTGCTGATCGTCGCGGGCCAGTTCCACGTGCTGTTCGGCGACAAGCCGCGCGCCAACGGCCTGGAGAACCTGCTGGCCATCCCCGGCGCGATCACCGGCCTGTCGGTCTCGACCTTCGGCGCCGCCGAAGCCGCCCTGCTGGTCGGCGTGGTCACCATCGGTTCGATCCTGCTCTGGGAGAAGATCCGTCCGGCCAAGCTGAAGCTGGTTCCCGGCGCCCTGCTGGGCGTGCTGGCCGGCACCTTCGTGGCCATGGGCTTCGGCCTCGACGTCCAGAAGATCGCCGTTCCGGAATCGATCGCCGGCGCCATCGCGATCCCGGGCATGGCCGACTTCGCCAAGCTCGCCGATCCGATGATCATCCTCACCGCCGTGGCGGTGGCGTTCATCGCCTCGGCCGAGACCCTGCTGTCGGCGGCCGCCGTTGATCGCATGCACGATGGTCCGCGCACCAAGTACAACAAGGAGCTTGGCGCCCAGGGCGTCGGCAACCTGCTGTGCGGCCTGGTCGGCGCCCTGCCGATGACCGGCGTGATCGTGCGCAGCTCGGCCAACGTGCAAGCCGGCGCCGTCACCCGCGCCTCGGCCATCCTGCACGGCGTGTGGATCCTGGCCTTCGTCGCCCTGCTGCCCTTCGTCCTGCGTCAGGTCCCCAGCGCCGCCCTCGCCGGCGTGCTGGTGGTCACCGGCTGGAAGCTGGTCAGCCTGGACCACGTCCGTCACCTGTTCGCCCGCTACGGCCTGCTGCCGGCGCTGATTTGGGCCGCGACCTTCGTCATGGTCGTCGCCACCGACCTGCTGACCGGCGTGCTGGTGGGCCTGGCCCTGACCGTTGTCGAGCTGCTGCCGAACCTGAAGCGCATGCGCCTCAAGATCGCCCAGCAGGACGTCGGCGAGAAGGAACAGGAAATCCGCCTCGAGGGCGCGGCGACCTTCGTGCAGCTGCCGAAGATCACCAAGGCCCTGGACGCGGCTCCCGACGGCGGCGTCGTCCGCCTCGACACCCGCGCCCTGACCGTCCTCGACCACACCACGACCGAGGTGCTGAGCGAGTGGGTCAAGAGCAAGGAGCGCACCGGCTCCAAGGTCGAGCTGCCCAACGCCTGCGTGTTCGGCGAACGCCTGCGCGCCGCAGGCGCCCACTGACCTCACCCAGCCGCCCCGGGGCCGAGTCCGCTCGGTCCCGGGGTTCTTTTTCGTTTGAAGACCGCCAGAGACTTTCGATGAACAAGGCCCAGGAACGCGCCGCCGACATGGCCGCCCAAGTGCTTTGCGCCTACCTGCAGAACAACGTCGTCTCGGCCGACGAACTGCCCGACCTGGCCGCCCGCACCTATGCGGCGCTGGAGGCGGTGTTCTCGACCCCGGCCGCCGAGCCGGTCGAACGCCCCAACGCCGACGAGATCGCCGCCAGCATCACCCAGGACGCCATCGTCAGCTTCGAGAACGGCCGCCGCTATCGCTCGCTGAAGCGCCACCTCAACAGCCTGGGTCTCACCGAGGAGGAGTATCGCTCCAAGTGGGGATTGCCGGACGACTACCCCACGGTCGCCGCCAGCTTCTCGGACCTTCGGTCGAACGTGGCCCGCGCCAACCATTTCGGCACGCGCCGCTGAGCCCAAGGAAAAAGGCCCGCCGATCCGGCGGGCCTTTCGCGTTCTTACCAGGCGCCGGTGTTGGGCATCGAGACCCACGGCTCGGCCGGCTCCAGGTGACCGTCCTGCAGCAGCTCCACCGAGATGCCGTCGGGCGAGCGGACGAAGGCCATGTGGCCGTCACGCGGCGGGCGGTTGATGGTCACGCCCAGGTCAGCCAGGCGCTGGCAGGCCGCGTAGATGTCGTCGACCTGATAGGCCAGGTGGCCGAAATTGCGGCCGCCCTGATAGTCCTCCGGGTCCCAGTTGAAGGTCAGCTCGACCAGCGGGGCCTTGCGTTCCCTGGCCTTGTCGGCGTCGCCCGGGGCGGCGAGGAAGACCAGGGTGAAGCGGCCCTTCTCGTTCTCCATCCGGTACATCTCCTGCAGGCCCAGGCCCTCGCAGTAGAAGCGCAGCGAAGCGTCGAGATCCTTCACGCGGACCATGGTGTGCAGATAGCGCAAGGCGGCCTCCAGATGTTGCGAAGCGCCGATATAGCCGATCGCCTACTGCGCCGCGACCTTGCCGCGTGTCTGGCGCCGCCAGAGCGCGGCGTACTCGCCGTCGGCCGCCAGCAGCGCCGCGTGCGGACCATGCTCGACCACCTTGCCCCGGCGCAGAACCAGGATCTCGTCGGCGTCGGCGATGGTCGACAACCGGTGGGCCACCACCAGGGTCGTGCGCCCTTCCCGGGCCTTGCGCAGCGTCGCCTGGATCGCCGCCTCGGTGCGGCTGTCCAGCGCGCTGGTGGCCTCGTCCAGGATCAGCACGCGCGGATCGGCCAGCAGCGCCCGGGCGATGCCCACCCGCTGACGCTCGCCGCCGGACAGCTTCAGGCCGCGCTCACCGACCTTGGTCTCCATGCCCTCGGGCAGGCCGCCGATGAAATCGCCCAACTCCGCCGCCCGCGCCGCGCCCCAGATTTCTTCCTCGGAGGCGTCCGGCCTGCCGAACGCGATGTTGGCCGCGATCGTGTCGTTGAACAGCGCCACGTCCTGCGGCACCAGCGCCACGGCGCGGCGAAGCGAGCCCTGCTTCAGGGCGCGCAGGTCGTGACCGTCCAGCGTGACCCTTCCGCCTTGCGGGTCGATCATCCGCAGCGCCAGCCGCACCAGCGTCGTCTTGCCGGCGCCCGACGGACCGACGATGGCCACGGTCTGGCCCGGCGCGGCCGTGAAGCTGACCTCGGAGAGGCCGTCCGATCGCGCGCCATGGCGGAACGACACGCCTTCGAAGGCCACCGCGCCGCCGCGCCGATCGCCCGCCGGCGGCAGGTCGACGGCGTCCGGCGCGTCGGCGACGTCCGCGCCCTGCCGGCGCAGCTCCATCATCGCCTCCATGTCGATGAACGACTGGCGGATCTCGCGGTAGGCGAAGCCGAGGAAGTTCAGCGGCTGGTACAGGTTCACCAGGATCAGCACGACGGCGGTGATGTCGCCCGGGCCGATGCGGCCGTGCGCGGCCTCCGAGCCCGCCAGCACGGCCATCACGGCCAGGCCCAGGCTCATGATCAGCGACTGCACCACATTGAGCAGCGACAGCGAATTGGTCGCCTTGATCTGCGCCGCGCCATAGGTCGAAAGCGCTCCCTCGTAGGCCCCGACCGCCCGGTCCTCGGCGCCGAAGGTCTTGACCGTCTCGTAGTTCAGCAGCGCGTCCACCGCCCGGCCCGCGGCCTCGGCGTCGGCCTCGTTCAGTTCGCGCCGGTGGGAGATCCGCCAATTGGAGATCGAGAAGGTCAGGACGCCGTAGATCACCACGGTGACGATGGCCGTCGCGGCGAACCGCCAGTCATAGGCCCGCGCCAGCACGGCGGCGGCCAGGACCAGTTCGACCAGGGTCGGGGCGATGTTGAACACCAGGCCCCTGATCAGGAAGTCCATGGCTCGCGCGCCGCGGTCGATGGTTCGCGACAGCGCCCCAGTGCGCTTGGTCTGGTGGAAGTCGATCGACAGCGACAGGGCGTGAGCGAAGGTCTCGGTCGCCGCGCGGTTCTGGGCGGCCTGGGCCACCGGCGTGAACACCGCGTCCCGGGCCTGGGGGGCGGCCGCCGAAATGAACCTCACGCCCGCCCAGCCCAGCGCCAGGGCGGCGAAGGACAGCGTCACCTGCGTCGCCGCGCCCTGCCCGGCCGTCAGCCGGTTGACGGCCGCGCCGAGCAGCAGGGGCGCAGCCACGCCCAGCGCCTTGCCCGCGAAGGTCAGGGTCAGGGCCGCAGTCAGCCGCCAGGCCAGGCCCGGCGCCCGCGACCTCAGGACCAGCCGCAGCAGTTCGGCCAGCGCGGCCCACCCGGAAACGGGCCTGGTCGCGTCCGGCGCGGTCCGGGCGCTGTCGCGACCGGCCGAGGCGAAGCCCCTCACCGCGTCTCTCCGGGCGCGTACAGCACGGTCGTCTGGACGCCGCCTCCGGGGGTCATCCAGTCGGCCCGCCAGCCGTCGTCCAGGCGCTCGGCGCGCAAGGGACCGGCGGTCAGCGGACCGGGCGCGGAGACGGCGATGCGCACCAGGTCCTCGCCGCCTTCGCCAGCCACCTGCACGGCGTGCTCGCCATGAGACAGCGGACGGGTCAGAGAAAAGCTGAAGCGCCCCTGGGCGTCGACCTTGGCCTCGGCCTGGGTGACGCGGTCGACGCGCACGCCGAAGCCCGCGCCGGGACGTCCCACGCCCGAGATGACCGCCCCGCCCTCCTGGTCGAAGTCGATCGCCAGGATCCGCAGGGAATCGGAAGGACCAGCCAGCGGCTCGGAGCCGCCGCCGGCCTTCAGCAGCGCCACGGCGCCCTCGGGCGTGACCAGCACGTAGCCTTCGGCCTGCACGGTCCGCCCTTCGCGGGTCATGGACAGGCCGAACAGCCGGGGCTCGAGCGCGCCGGGCAGGACCGCGCGCCAGAGCCCCGAGGCGTCGGCCTCCGCGCTGATCGCCTCGCCCGTGGGCGAGCCAAGCCTGACCGAGGCGCCGGCCGCGGCCGACCCGGACAGCGCCACGCCGCCGCCCTGGACCGCCGCGGTGACGACCTTGGGCGGCGCCAGATAGGCCGCTTCGGGGTCTCGGACCGGTTGCGCGGCGGGCGCGGCGCGTCCCCAGTCGCGTCGCCCCTCCTCGCCGCAGGCCCCAAGGGTCGCGACGAGGACCAAGGCCAGCGGCCACGACTTGAAAGCGGCCTTGCGAATCCCGATCATGCGCCTTCCAGATCCTGGGGCGGTCGCTACGACCGCAGCCCTAAACGCCATGGCGCGCCCTTCCCGACGGGAGCCGCGCCTTTTCTTTTGTTGGAGTGGACGACGATGCCCGACCTGTCTAGCCGCCTGGGGTCGGTCTGCGTCTACTGCGGCTCTTCGAACACGGCCGATCCGGCCTATCTGGAGGCCGCCCACCAGATCGGCGGCGACTTCGCACGCGCCGGCCTCAAGCTGGTCTACGGCGGCGGCGGCGTCGGCCTGATGGGCCAGGCCGCGCGCGGCGCGCACGAGGCCGGCGGCAAGGTGCTGGGGATCATCCCGGAATTCCTGCGCGGCCGCGAAAAGCCGTTCGACGACGTCGAGACGGTGATCGTCACCTCGATGCACGAACGCAAGATGCTGATGTTCGAGCGATCCGACGCCTTCGTGGTGCTGCCCGGCGGCATCGGCACGCTCGAGGAGATCATCGAACTGCTGTCCTGGCGGCGCCTCGACCTGCACCGCAAGCCGATCGTGTTCCACAATCCCGACGGCTTCTGGGACCCGCTTTTCGCGCTTCTCAAGCACACGATCGACCGGGGCCTGACGCCGCCCGCCCTGGCGACGGCCTGGGTTTCCGTCGAGGCGGCCCAGGATGTCACTCCGGCCTTGCTGGCATGGGGTTTGGACGTTGATCGCGATCGCGAGATCGACGTTCGGCGATTGACTTAGTTTTCAATAACAACGAACAATGTGATCAGCGTCCACTTATAAATAGGACGCGGGGATAGGAGATGTCCATGCGTATGCTTCTGCTCGGCGGTCTC includes:
- a CDS encoding ABCB family ABC transporter ATP-binding protein/permease yields the protein MAGRLDDPRRRRPDDRAVRARRDAVRGFASAGRDSARTAPDATRPVSGWAALAELLRLVLRSRAPGLAWRLTAALTLTFAGKALGVAAPLLLGAAVNRLTAGQGAATQVTLSFAALALGWAGVRFISAAAPQARDAVFTPVAQAAQNRAATETFAHALSLSIDFHQTKRTGALSRTIDRGARAMDFLIRGLVFNIAPTLVELVLAAAVLARAYDWRFAATAIVTVVIYGVLTFSISNWRISHRRELNEADAEAAGRAVDALLNYETVKTFGAEDRAVGAYEGALSTYGAAQIKATNSLSLLNVVQSLIMSLGLAVMAVLAGSEAAHGRIGPGDITAVVLILVNLYQPLNFLGFAYREIRQSFIDMEAMMELRRQGADVADAPDAVDLPPAGDRRGGAVAFEGVSFRHGARSDGLSEVSFTAAPGQTVAIVGPSGAGKTTLVRLALRMIDPQGGRVTLDGHDLRALKQGSLRRAVALVPQDVALFNDTIAANIAFGRPDASEEEIWGAARAAELGDFIGGLPEGMETKVGERGLKLSGGERQRVGIARALLADPRVLILDEATSALDSRTEAAIQATLRKAREGRTTLVVAHRLSTIADADEILVLRRGKVVEHGPHAALLAADGEYAALWRRQTRGKVAAQ
- a CDS encoding TIGR00730 family Rossman fold protein, which encodes MPDLSSRLGSVCVYCGSSNTADPAYLEAAHQIGGDFARAGLKLVYGGGGVGLMGQAARGAHEAGGKVLGIIPEFLRGREKPFDDVETVIVTSMHERKMLMFERSDAFVVLPGGIGTLEEIIELLSWRRLDLHRKPIVFHNPDGFWDPLFALLKHTIDRGLTPPALATAWVSVEAAQDVTPALLAWGLDVDRDREIDVRRLT